Proteins from a single region of Sneathiella aquimaris:
- a CDS encoding PaaI family thioesterase, with protein MAALDPSLLARILPIFESQKLMHHLGVEITALTEGSCELTLGYHERWSQHNGYFHGGIIGTLADTAAGVAATTLMSDGENCLTAEYKLNFLTPASGEAIVAKSKIIKSGRSLKIAESNIYSIGNGEQKHCATALVTLIAT; from the coding sequence ATGGCAGCCCTGGACCCAAGTTTGCTGGCACGAATTTTACCAATATTTGAAAGCCAGAAACTTATGCACCATCTTGGTGTTGAGATTACAGCCCTGACTGAGGGATCTTGTGAGTTGACCCTTGGCTATCATGAGCGCTGGTCGCAACATAACGGGTATTTCCACGGAGGGATAATCGGCACGTTAGCGGACACGGCGGCTGGTGTTGCCGCCACAACACTTATGTCAGACGGCGAAAATTGCCTGACGGCGGAGTATAAACTTAATTTCCTTACCCCTGCTTCGGGTGAGGCGATTGTTGCAAAGAGTAAAATTATTAAATCTGGACGTAGCTTAAAAATAGCAGAATCCAACATCTATTCGATCGGTAACGGGGAGCAGAAACATTGTGCAACTGCCTTGGTTACTTTGATAGCAACCTGA
- a CDS encoding PaaI family thioesterase has protein sequence MQNFTPQNPSYEQVVRDSFSRQPFMALMGARMGQVAPGRCDILVDWRHDLTQQHGFFHGGMVSSIADSAAGYAAYTLFPKESTVLTVDFKVSFLNPSKGDHILASAEVIRAGEKIYHVKAEVFAFSGEIKTHCLSGIFTMMCLQGKSDAVNLGRKDEVS, from the coding sequence ATGCAAAATTTCACGCCTCAAAACCCTTCATACGAACAGGTTGTCCGCGATAGTTTTTCGCGCCAGCCTTTTATGGCGTTGATGGGCGCGCGAATGGGGCAGGTCGCGCCAGGGCGATGCGATATTTTGGTCGACTGGCGTCATGATTTAACCCAACAGCATGGCTTTTTTCATGGTGGTATGGTTTCCTCTATCGCAGATTCAGCCGCCGGATATGCCGCGTATACCCTGTTTCCGAAAGAAAGTACGGTCTTGACCGTAGACTTTAAAGTCAGTTTCCTGAACCCGTCTAAAGGGGACCATATTTTAGCATCAGCTGAGGTTATTCGAGCCGGTGAAAAAATTTATCATGTAAAGGCTGAAGTTTTTGCTTTCTCAGGTGAGATTAAAACCCATTGTCTGTCCGGTATTTTTACGATGATGTGTCTTCAGGGTAAATCAGATGCGGTTAATCTTGGTCGCAAAGATGAGGTTTCCTGA
- a CDS encoding LysR family transcriptional regulator, which translates to MDIYQLRYFLAVVETRNFSRAAERVFVSQPTLSSGIKKLEQDLGVILLNRGSRNITLTEAGSRFLPRARTIIYECNTAKQEARGKQPSQRLQIGIPRAFPITKLSMLLADFGKTHTEMQIALKEGTPEQLDNWLNEERIDMAINVPPTHNSDHQFERLFTTKCVLAVPADHPFTVRSSVQLRQLTGLDFIHRSHCLSEVEITRFFARENINPNIIFRTDEDDKALSLVQSGVGLCVIPDMLGYPGIEQVPIDQLNIAKTLGLSWRHGKKNDIMEVFRLFASSHNWKDQRTMINNLEWAR; encoded by the coding sequence ATGGATATTTATCAGTTGCGATACTTTTTGGCAGTTGTTGAAACGCGGAATTTTTCCCGGGCGGCAGAACGTGTTTTCGTAAGCCAGCCAACCCTATCATCCGGCATCAAAAAACTAGAACAGGATTTAGGGGTTATCTTGCTCAACCGTGGATCCCGTAACATTACGCTTACCGAGGCAGGTTCTCGTTTTTTGCCGCGCGCGCGAACAATCATTTATGAATGCAACACCGCCAAACAGGAGGCGCGGGGTAAACAACCCTCCCAACGCCTGCAGATCGGCATCCCGCGAGCCTTTCCGATCACCAAACTTTCCATGCTGCTTGCCGATTTCGGAAAAACCCATACGGAAATGCAGATAGCGCTGAAAGAAGGAACCCCGGAGCAACTGGATAACTGGTTAAACGAAGAGCGCATTGATATGGCAATCAATGTGCCGCCTACCCACAATTCCGATCATCAGTTTGAACGTCTTTTTACGACAAAATGTGTTCTTGCTGTTCCCGCGGACCATCCGTTCACGGTTCGCTCTTCCGTACAGCTTCGCCAGTTGACCGGTCTCGACTTCATCCATCGCAGTCACTGTTTATCAGAGGTGGAGATCACTCGTTTCTTTGCCCGGGAGAATATCAACCCCAACATTATCTTTAGAACTGATGAAGATGATAAGGCCTTGTCATTGGTACAGTCCGGTGTCGGATTATGTGTCATTCCTGACATGCTTGGCTATCCGGGGATTGAGCAGGTTCCCATTGATCAACTGAATATCGCGAAAACTCTTGGGCTAAGCTGGCGACACGGCAAGAAAAACGACATCATGGAAGTCTTCCGCCTATTCGCCAGCAGTCACAACTGGAAAGATCAACGCACAATGATCAATAATCTAGAGTGGGCCAGATAG
- the mgtE gene encoding magnesium transporter — MSEAPLHSPEEETLSAERDSEDIQYGMSEEKVHEIRESIELGLVEHVRQNVAELHSADIADLIEQLKPKHRALLLEFADDLVEAEVYSDLDETVRDELVDDMEASEIAELVTELELDDAVHVLEDLEASDQQDVLNELPAEDRIIIEQGLSYTEDTAGRLMQKDLIAVPEYWNIGQTIDFLRDTEDLPSEFYEIFVVDPRHHPIGTVPLDKAMRNQRSVPVKDIMHREQKLIPVDMDQEEVAYLFQQYRLTSAAVVNENGALIGMITIDDIVDVINEEAEEDILRLGGVAEDNLFGSIWGTTKTRFTWLLVNLFTAILASIAIGMFDQAMEKVIALAVLMPIVASMGGNAGTQTLTVAVRALATRELTANNMFRIIGKETFVGFLNGSIFAILIGFVAWLWFSDFSIGWIIGLAMVVNMLVAGVAGMVVPITLERYNIDPAVASSVFVTTITDIIGFVSFLGIASLVLL, encoded by the coding sequence ATGAGCGAAGCTCCGCTCCACAGCCCGGAGGAAGAGACCCTCTCGGCTGAACGGGATAGCGAGGATATTCAGTATGGCATGAGCGAAGAAAAAGTTCATGAGATACGGGAGTCTATTGAGCTGGGCCTCGTCGAACATGTTCGGCAAAACGTTGCTGAACTGCATTCTGCCGATATTGCTGACCTCATCGAACAGCTAAAACCAAAGCACCGTGCTCTGCTGTTGGAATTTGCAGACGACCTTGTTGAAGCTGAAGTTTATTCGGACCTTGATGAGACTGTCCGTGACGAACTTGTGGACGACATGGAAGCGTCCGAGATCGCGGAACTGGTTACCGAATTGGAGCTGGATGATGCGGTTCACGTTCTGGAAGATCTGGAAGCCAGCGATCAGCAGGATGTTCTGAATGAATTGCCGGCGGAAGACCGGATTATCATCGAGCAAGGCCTTTCTTATACAGAAGATACCGCTGGCCGATTGATGCAAAAAGACCTGATCGCTGTTCCAGAATACTGGAATATTGGTCAGACAATCGATTTTTTGCGAGACACGGAAGATCTTCCCAGCGAATTTTACGAAATTTTCGTGGTCGATCCGCGGCATCATCCGATTGGTACGGTGCCTCTTGATAAAGCCATGCGAAATCAGCGATCGGTGCCGGTGAAAGACATAATGCACCGGGAGCAGAAACTGATCCCTGTTGATATGGATCAGGAAGAAGTCGCATATCTTTTCCAGCAATATCGTTTGACCTCTGCTGCTGTTGTTAATGAAAACGGGGCCTTGATCGGTATGATTACAATTGATGACATTGTTGATGTTATCAATGAAGAAGCGGAAGAAGACATCCTGCGTCTGGGTGGTGTGGCAGAAGATAATCTGTTCGGTTCAATTTGGGGCACAACAAAGACCCGGTTCACTTGGTTGCTGGTTAATCTGTTTACAGCCATTTTGGCGTCCATAGCGATCGGTATGTTTGATCAGGCCATGGAAAAAGTAATCGCCCTTGCTGTCCTTATGCCGATTGTTGCCAGTATGGGCGGGAATGCAGGAACACAAACACTAACTGTTGCTGTGCGGGCGTTGGCCACGCGCGAACTTACCGCCAACAATATGTTCCGGATCATCGGTAAAGAGACATTTGTCGGCTTTCTGAATGGGAGTATTTTCGCCATATTGATCGGTTTTGTCGCCTGGCTGTGGTTCAGCGATTTTTCCATTGGGTGGATTATTGGCTTGGCGATGGTTGTCAATATGCTGGTCGCCGGTGTGGCCGGAATGGTCGTGCCCATCACGTTGGAACGGTACAATATTGACCCAGCCGTTGCATCGAGCGTTTTCGTAACGACAATTACGGACATTATTGGTTTTGTGTCTTTTTTAGGGATTGCATCGCTGGTCCTGCTTTAA
- a CDS encoding acyl-CoA dehydrogenase family protein codes for MILSEEQTMIRDMARDFAANRLAPNTTVWEQQAAVPKEIFDEMGALGLMGMTVPENYGGAETDFVSYALALMEIAGGDGAISTVMSVNNSPCCAALLKDGSEAQKQKYLVPLAKGEMIGAFCLTEPQAGSDASALKTRAVKDGEDYIINGTKQFITSGKIGGVALVFAVTDPEAGKKGISCFIVPTDAEGYRIASIENKLGQKASDTCQIAFEDVRVPSANMLGSEGAGYKIALANLETGRIGIGAQSVGMASAALAHAIAYAKERISFDQPIIQHQAVGFRLADMATKVEVARQMVLHAATLKDAGLPCLTEASMAKLFASEMAEEVCSAAIQTLGGNGFVADYPVEKIYRDVRVCQIYEGTSDIQKMVIARNLAA; via the coding sequence ATGATCCTGAGCGAAGAACAAACAATGATCCGCGACATGGCGCGTGATTTCGCCGCCAATCGTCTGGCTCCCAATACAACTGTTTGGGAGCAGCAAGCCGCTGTTCCCAAAGAAATTTTTGATGAAATGGGCGCGCTCGGCCTGATGGGAATGACAGTTCCGGAAAATTATGGCGGGGCAGAAACGGATTTTGTTTCCTATGCGCTGGCTTTAATGGAAATTGCCGGAGGAGACGGTGCCATTTCCACGGTCATGAGCGTCAATAATTCGCCTTGTTGTGCGGCTTTGTTAAAAGATGGTTCCGAGGCGCAGAAACAGAAATATCTGGTTCCACTTGCAAAAGGGGAAATGATCGGTGCTTTTTGTCTGACTGAACCACAGGCTGGTTCTGATGCGTCTGCCTTGAAAACCCGAGCTGTAAAAGATGGTGAAGATTATATCATTAACGGCACGAAGCAGTTCATCACGTCTGGAAAAATAGGCGGCGTGGCGTTGGTCTTTGCTGTTACAGATCCGGAGGCTGGAAAAAAAGGGATCAGTTGCTTTATCGTTCCGACGGATGCTGAAGGGTATCGTATTGCGTCCATAGAAAACAAGTTGGGCCAGAAAGCGTCCGATACTTGCCAGATTGCATTTGAGGATGTCCGGGTTCCTTCTGCGAATATGTTGGGATCTGAAGGGGCCGGATATAAAATCGCCCTTGCCAATTTGGAAACAGGACGTATCGGTATTGGTGCGCAAAGTGTCGGAATGGCGTCTGCTGCATTGGCCCATGCCATAGCCTATGCAAAAGAAAGAATTTCTTTTGATCAACCCATTATTCAACACCAGGCTGTTGGTTTTCGTCTTGCTGACATGGCAACCAAAGTTGAAGTTGCCCGCCAGATGGTGTTGCATGCGGCTACACTGAAAGACGCGGGGCTGCCTTGCCTGACAGAAGCGAGCATGGCTAAATTATTTGCTTCGGAAATGGCGGAAGAGGTGTGTTCAGCGGCTATTCAAACGCTGGGCGGTAATGGTTTCGTGGCGGACTATCCAGTTGAAAAAATTTATCGTGATGTCCGGGTATGCCAAATTTACGAAGGAACATCTGATATCCAGAAAATGGTGATTGCAAGAAATCTAGCGGCTTAA
- a CDS encoding NADP-dependent malic enzyme yields the protein MASDLTKKALDYHRYPKAGKLKISPTKPMETQSDLALAYSPGVAHPCNAIKDDPNEAASLTARGNLVGVVTNGTAVLGLGAIGPLASKPVMEGKAVLFKKFAGIDVFDIELDEMDPEKLVDIIAAMEPTFGGINLEDIKAPECFIVEKLCKERMNIPVFHDDQHGTAICVAAAVYNALRVVGKNIEDVKLAACGAGAAALACLNQLVSLGLPKENIIVSDIHGVVYEGREIEMDPYKSAFAVKTNKRVLAEAVEGADIFLGCSGPGALTKEMVATMAERPIIMALANPTPEILPEEVREVRPDAIIATGRSDYPNQVNNVLCFPYLFRGALDVGATEINEEMKVAAVKAIADLAMAEQSDIVAKAYGGTQLSFGPDYLIPTPFDPRLYVEVAFAVAKAAMDSGVASRPEENLDQYHERLSDFVYRTRFVMKPLFDKARKEQMRVAYAEGEDERVLSAVQTVVDEKIALPILVGRRKVIEYRIEKLGLRLKLDRDFQLVDPEDDPRYREYWTGYHSLRERAGVDPDTARAHIRTNTTIIGAMMVHLGHADALVCGTYGKYSKHFKRVNGIIPLRDGVRHASALHLLITEGRPLFFSDTQVREQHNSEELAEMTILAADEVRRFGIEPKAALVSYSNFGSAEMPSATRAQEAMKLIKQIDPDLEIEGEMKADSALVPEIRKVTFPNSRMEGPANLLIMPDLDSANISYNIAKSLGNGIAVGPILIGMSKSVHITVPSVTVRGLVNITAIAAVDAQDHKSGHMMRGPVARRKNYEGEY from the coding sequence ATGGCATCAGATCTTACTAAAAAAGCACTTGATTATCATCGGTATCCAAAAGCAGGGAAATTAAAAATTTCTCCAACGAAGCCAATGGAAACCCAATCTGATTTGGCGCTGGCATACTCTCCTGGTGTTGCGCATCCCTGCAATGCGATCAAAGATGACCCCAATGAGGCCGCAAGCCTAACGGCGCGGGGAAATCTGGTTGGTGTGGTGACAAACGGAACCGCCGTTTTGGGTCTTGGGGCGATTGGTCCTCTTGCGTCCAAGCCAGTGATGGAAGGGAAGGCCGTCTTATTCAAAAAATTTGCCGGCATCGATGTATTCGATATTGAACTGGATGAAATGGATCCAGAGAAGCTGGTTGATATTATTGCAGCGATGGAGCCGACCTTTGGCGGTATCAATCTGGAAGATATCAAGGCACCAGAATGCTTCATTGTTGAAAAACTGTGTAAAGAGCGGATGAATATCCCGGTTTTTCACGATGATCAGCACGGAACAGCCATCTGTGTTGCTGCGGCCGTGTATAACGCTTTACGGGTTGTTGGAAAAAATATCGAAGATGTAAAACTTGCGGCCTGCGGCGCGGGAGCGGCTGCACTGGCCTGCCTAAATCAGCTGGTCAGTTTAGGGCTACCAAAAGAAAATATTATCGTCAGCGATATTCACGGTGTTGTATATGAAGGCCGTGAAATCGAAATGGATCCTTATAAATCTGCGTTTGCCGTAAAAACCAATAAAAGGGTGTTGGCAGAGGCTGTTGAAGGGGCGGATATCTTTTTAGGCTGTTCCGGACCCGGGGCACTGACGAAAGAAATGGTTGCGACGATGGCGGAGCGGCCCATCATTATGGCGCTTGCGAACCCGACGCCAGAAATCCTGCCTGAGGAAGTCAGGGAAGTTCGCCCGGATGCGATTATCGCAACGGGGCGTTCTGATTATCCCAATCAAGTGAATAACGTTCTGTGTTTTCCGTATTTGTTCCGTGGGGCGCTGGATGTCGGTGCGACGGAAATTAATGAAGAAATGAAGGTCGCTGCTGTGAAAGCGATTGCTGACCTTGCAATGGCGGAGCAGTCTGACATTGTCGCGAAAGCTTACGGGGGCACTCAATTAAGTTTCGGTCCTGATTATCTTATTCCGACACCCTTCGACCCAAGACTTTATGTCGAAGTTGCGTTTGCCGTCGCCAAAGCGGCAATGGATAGCGGCGTGGCCAGTCGTCCTGAAGAAAATCTTGATCAATATCATGAACGACTTTCGGATTTTGTGTATCGGACACGTTTCGTTATGAAGCCGTTGTTTGATAAGGCACGAAAAGAGCAGATGCGGGTTGCCTATGCAGAAGGCGAGGATGAACGCGTCCTATCCGCAGTGCAGACCGTTGTTGATGAGAAGATTGCACTTCCGATCCTTGTCGGGCGCCGTAAGGTGATCGAGTATCGGATTGAAAAGCTTGGCTTGCGATTGAAGCTTGATCGGGATTTTCAATTGGTCGACCCCGAGGATGATCCAAGATACCGTGAATATTGGACGGGATATCATAGCCTGAGGGAGCGGGCAGGTGTTGACCCGGATACAGCGCGCGCGCATATCCGTACCAATACGACAATCATCGGTGCGATGATGGTGCATTTGGGACATGCGGATGCGTTGGTATGCGGTACTTATGGAAAATATTCAAAACATTTCAAGCGGGTAAACGGAATTATCCCACTGCGGGATGGGGTGCGGCATGCGTCGGCGCTGCATCTGCTTATTACCGAAGGCCGCCCGTTATTTTTCTCGGATACCCAAGTGCGTGAACAGCATAATTCCGAAGAACTTGCGGAAATGACGATCCTGGCAGCGGATGAAGTGCGCCGGTTCGGTATTGAGCCAAAAGCGGCGTTGGTTTCTTATTCCAATTTTGGCTCGGCGGAAATGCCATCCGCAACCCGTGCTCAGGAAGCAATGAAATTGATCAAGCAAATTGATCCAGACCTGGAAATTGAAGGGGAGATGAAAGCGGATTCCGCTCTCGTGCCGGAGATCCGCAAGGTGACATTTCCAAATTCCAGAATGGAGGGGCCCGCTAATCTATTGATTATGCCTGACCTTGATTCCGCAAACATAAGTTACAATATCGCTAAGAGCCTTGGAAATGGAATTGCTGTAGGCCCGATCCTGATTGGCATGTCAAAGTCAGTCCATATCACCGTGCCTTCTGTCACCGTGCGTGGCTTGGTGAATATCACCGCAATTGCAGCCGTAGATGCGCAGGATCATAAGTCCGGGCATATGATGAGGGGCCCGGTTGCGCGTAGAAAGAATTATGAGGGTGAGTACTAA
- a CDS encoding isovaleryl-CoA dehydrogenase — protein sequence MSSIDFPTLNFGLGETADMLRDTVRSFADNELAPRAAEIDATNEFPMDAWRKMGELGLLGLTVEEEYGGSGLGYLEHCIAVEEISRASASVGLSYGAHSNLCVNQIRRNGSAEQKQKYLPKLVSGEHVGALAMSEPGAGSDVVSMRLRAEKKGDRYILNGNKFWITNGPDADVLVVYAKTDPDAGPRGITAFIIEKGFKGFSTAQKLDKLGMRGSNTCELVFEDCEVPEENIMGPLNEGVRVLMSGLDYERVVLSGGPLGIMASCMDSVIPYIHDRKQFGESIGTFQLMQGKVADMYSTMNACKAYVYTVAQACDRGETARKDAAGVILYAAEKATWMALEAIQALGGNGYINEYPTGRLLRDAKLYEIGAGTSEIRRMLIGRELFNETA from the coding sequence ATGTCATCCATTGATTTTCCAACCCTGAATTTTGGCTTGGGCGAAACCGCAGATATGTTGCGGGACACGGTTAGAAGCTTTGCAGATAACGAATTGGCGCCGCGGGCCGCAGAAATTGATGCAACAAACGAATTTCCCATGGACGCCTGGCGTAAGATGGGCGAACTTGGGTTGCTTGGACTAACTGTTGAAGAAGAGTATGGTGGGTCGGGGCTCGGATATCTGGAGCATTGCATCGCCGTGGAGGAAATCAGCAGGGCATCCGCGTCTGTAGGTTTGTCTTACGGGGCGCATTCCAACCTTTGCGTCAATCAGATCCGGCGCAACGGCTCTGCTGAGCAAAAGCAAAAATACCTGCCCAAGCTTGTTTCTGGTGAACATGTAGGCGCCTTGGCCATGAGTGAGCCCGGCGCGGGATCAGATGTTGTTTCCATGCGACTGCGCGCTGAGAAAAAAGGGGACCGATATATCCTGAACGGAAACAAGTTCTGGATTACAAACGGTCCCGATGCGGATGTTCTCGTTGTCTACGCAAAGACCGATCCAGACGCGGGACCGCGCGGTATTACAGCGTTTATTATTGAAAAAGGGTTCAAGGGTTTTTCCACAGCGCAGAAACTCGACAAGCTTGGCATGCGCGGATCAAATACCTGCGAACTGGTTTTTGAAGATTGTGAAGTGCCGGAAGAAAATATCATGGGACCTCTTAATGAAGGGGTTCGGGTATTGATGAGTGGCCTTGATTATGAACGGGTTGTCCTGTCTGGTGGCCCTTTAGGTATCATGGCGTCCTGCATGGATTCCGTAATTCCATACATTCATGATCGCAAACAGTTCGGCGAATCCATCGGTACATTCCAGCTGATGCAGGGTAAGGTCGCTGATATGTATTCTACAATGAACGCCTGTAAGGCGTATGTTTATACAGTCGCGCAAGCCTGTGACAGGGGTGAGACGGCCCGTAAAGATGCCGCGGGTGTTATCCTTTACGCCGCTGAGAAGGCAACATGGATGGCCCTGGAAGCTATTCAGGCACTGGGCGGTAACGGCTATATTAATGAATATCCAACCGGACGCTTGCTGAGGGATGCTAAATTGTATGAAATTGGCGCGGGCACCAGTGAAATAAGAAGAATGCTAATTGGCCGTGAATTGTTTAACGAAACAGCGTAA
- a CDS encoding acetyl-CoA C-acetyltransferase has protein sequence MSDDPIVIVGMARTPMGGFQGDLSDVKAPKLGAIAIEEAMKRAGLKGDDIDEVVMGCVLPAGLGQAPARQASFGAGIPDSVGCTTVNKMCGSGMRAAMYAHDALIAGSSNVMVAGGFESMTNAPYVLPKMRGGARLGHAEVKDHMFLDGLEDAYEEGRLMGSFAEETAGLYQFTREAQDAYAIESLARAKKATEDGSFDDEIAPVTVKTRKGDVVVDKDEQPLKGNPEKIPTLRPAFAKDGTVTAANSSSISDGGAALVMMRQSEAEKRGLKPIAKFLAHSTHARKPSEFTLAPIDAIRKVLDKVEWTKDDVDLFEINEAFAVVTMAAMKDLGLDHDKVNVHGGACALGHPVGASGARIVVTLLSALQKYGKKRGVAALCIGGGEATAMALELVA, from the coding sequence ATGAGCGACGATCCTATTGTCATCGTTGGTATGGCCCGTACACCAATGGGCGGTTTTCAGGGCGATCTGAGTGACGTAAAAGCTCCGAAATTGGGTGCTATTGCTATTGAGGAAGCGATGAAACGCGCTGGCCTGAAGGGCGATGACATTGATGAAGTTGTTATGGGTTGTGTTTTGCCAGCTGGCCTGGGACAGGCGCCTGCGCGTCAGGCTTCGTTTGGTGCCGGTATTCCCGACAGTGTCGGCTGTACAACTGTAAACAAAATGTGTGGCTCCGGTATGCGGGCTGCAATGTATGCCCATGACGCCCTCATCGCAGGTTCTTCAAATGTTATGGTGGCCGGTGGCTTTGAAAGCATGACAAATGCTCCATATGTTTTGCCAAAAATGCGCGGTGGCGCCCGGTTAGGACATGCAGAAGTTAAAGATCATATGTTCCTTGATGGTCTGGAAGATGCCTACGAAGAAGGCCGTTTGATGGGCAGCTTTGCGGAAGAAACCGCAGGCCTGTATCAGTTTACACGCGAAGCACAGGATGCCTATGCCATTGAATCATTGGCGCGTGCCAAGAAAGCCACTGAAGACGGTAGCTTTGACGATGAAATTGCACCTGTCACTGTGAAAACCCGGAAAGGGGATGTTGTTGTCGACAAGGACGAGCAGCCTTTAAAAGGCAACCCTGAAAAAATCCCGACATTACGTCCTGCATTCGCTAAAGATGGAACCGTGACAGCGGCAAATTCGTCGTCTATTTCGGATGGTGGTGCGGCCTTGGTGATGATGCGTCAGTCGGAAGCTGAAAAACGCGGTCTTAAGCCAATTGCCAAATTCCTTGCACATTCAACACATGCCCGTAAACCTTCCGAATTTACATTGGCGCCAATCGATGCCATCCGTAAGGTCCTGGACAAGGTCGAATGGACAAAAGACGATGTTGATCTTTTTGAAATCAACGAAGCCTTTGCTGTCGTTACCATGGCTGCCATGAAAGATCTGGGTTTGGATCATGACAAGGTAAACGTTCATGGTGGTGCCTGTGCGCTGGGGCATCCTGTGGGCGCCTCTGGTGCGCGGATTGTCGTAACGCTTTTATCCGCTTTGCAGAAATATGGTAAAAAGCGCGGTGTTGCGGCCTTGTGCATCGGTGGCGGTGAAGCGACTGCTATGGCCCTTGAACTGGTAGCCTAA